One Ranitomeya variabilis isolate aRanVar5 chromosome 5, aRanVar5.hap1, whole genome shotgun sequence DNA window includes the following coding sequences:
- the LOC143776888 gene encoding E3 ubiquitin-protein ligase TRIM39-like, producing the protein MASADLRDELLCSICLSTFKDPVMLRCGHNFCRVCIGRVLDTQDGSGVYSCSECREEFRVRPSLMRNINLHKVAERFLITQQEQEEITGICCTYCVDSPVPAVRSCLRCEASLCDKHLRVHSKSPEHVLSDPSTSLEKRKCSVHKKVQIYYCTEDAACICVSCSLAGDHRGHQVEMLDEASEKKEKKLRNDLQKLITKREKTEERVQRLEERRRKAQGKAAGEAERVTALCTDIRRRVDDLEKKVLSEISRQEKEESLSLSALIHHLEIKKDELSRKMRHIEELCNMTDPLTVLQEPDTGDLCDPEEKGGDEDTGGHDKQLHDGDDLDVAVISHTLHKLYDVISGIRSGIYVEGPADILLDVTTANNNVLISDDLKTATWTREKQKRPETAERFQGYNQVMSRRGFTSGRHYWDVESSRSGGWRVGMCYPSIDRRGGSSYIGNNNKSWSLWRCNNNQYSVIHDSKEIRLPDKISSYRVRIYLDYEAGQLSFYELCDPIRHLHTFTVTFSEPLHAALCVSNGSIKILGRRSNWVKPL; encoded by the coding sequence ATGGCGTCTGCTGATCTGAGAGACGAGCTGCTCTGCTCCATCTGTTTATCTACATTTAAGGACCCTGTAatgctgagatgtggacacaacttctgccgggtctgtattgGTCGTGTGCTGGATACACAGGACGGGTCTGGAGTTTATTCCTGTTCTGAATGCAGAGAAGAGTTTCGGGTGCGGCCGTCACTGATGAGGAACATAAATCTCCATAAAGTCGCAGAACGTTTCCTGATTACTCAGCAAGAACAAgaggagatcaccgggatctgctgcacttactgtgtggactctcctgtacctgctgttagatcctgtcttcgctgtgaggcttctctgtgtgataaacacctgagggttcacagcaaatcaccagaacacgtcttatctgatcccagcacttctctggagaaaaggaaatgttctgtccataagaaGGTCCAGATATATTACTGCACTGAGGACgctgcttgtatctgtgtgtcctgcagtttgGCCGGAGATCATCGGGGACACCAGGTGGAGATGCTGGATGAGGCCTctgagaagaaggagaagaaattGAGAAATGATCTGCAGAAACTGATCACAAAGAGAGAGAAGACTGAGGAAAGAGTCCAGAGActggaggagcgcaggagaaaagctcaaggaaaagcagctggagaagccgagagagtcactgccctgtgtacagacatcaggagacgggtggacgacctggagaagaaggtcctgagtgagatctccaggcaggaaaaggaagagtcactgtcactgtctgctctgatccatcatctggaaataaagaaggacgagctgtccaggaagatgagacacattgaggagctgtgtaacatgacggatccactgactgtcttacaggaaccagacaccggtgacttgtgtgatcctgaggagaagggaggtgatgaggacacaggaggacatgataaACAGCTCCATGATGGAGATGACCTGGATGTGGCTGtgatctcacacacattacacaaatTATATGACGTAATATCAGGTATAAGGAGCGGGATCTATGTGGAGggtcctgcagacatattactggatgtaaccACAGCTAATAATAATGtccttatatcagacgacctgaaaactgcGACCTGGACACGAGAGAAGCAGAAAcgtccagaaacagcagagagattccagggttataatcaggtgatgagcaggagaggatttacctcaggacgacattactgggatgtggagagCAGTAGATCAGGGGGTTGGAGGGTGGGGATGTGTTATCCCAGTATAGACAGGAGGGGAGGTAGCTCATACATTGGAAATAATAACAAGTCCTGGAGTTTGTGGAGATGTAATAATAATCAGTATTCAGTGATACATGATAGTAAAGAGATCCGGTTACCTGACAAGATCTCCAGTTATAGAGTCAGGATAtatctggattatgaggccgggcagttgtccttttatgagctgtgtgaccccatcagacacttacacaccttcactgtCACCTTCTCCGAGCCCCTCCATGCTGCATTATGTGTATCTAATGGTTCTATAAAGATATTAGGGAGAAGAAGTAACTGGGTGAAACCATTATAA